ATTTTAAATATAGCAATCGGATATCCTTTCTAATATGGTACAAAATATAAAATTTTTCTGGGAAGCTTTAAAAGAAACATTTTCTGAGTGGAATAGCTCTTCTGCATCTAAGGATTCAGCGAGTCTGGCTTATTATGCTATTTTCTCCATTCCGGGGCTGCTGATTATCATCATTTGGATCGCTGGTTATTTTTTCGGAGAAGAAGCTATTCGTGGGCAAATCAGTTCGCAAATCAGTGAATTTATGGGGCCTGAAGCTTCCAAAAGTGTAGAAAGCATGATCGCCGGCGCTTTAATCGATAAGAAAAATTTTATTATGAAAGCAGTGGGAGTAGGTTCTCTGGTTTTTGGTTCCACGACTCTCTTTTTTCAGCTTCAGCAGTCACTTAACAGTCTCTGGGATGTGCAGTCTGCTCCCAAGAAGGCATTGATAAAATTTCTTTTAGACCGTGCCAACTCATTAGGAATGATCTTAATATTGGGGTTTTTACTGATGATTACGATGGTTTTATCCTCACTCATTAGCGTTTTCAATACCCTCATCACTAAATATTTTGGGTTTGAAACCTATATGTTGGTTGAACTGGTTAATTTTGGGGTAGGATTTGGATTTATCATGCTCCTTTTTGCCCTGATGTTTAAAGTGCTTCCCGATGTACAGATCAGCTGGAAACCTGTTTGGAGAGGAGCCCTTCTAACGGCAGTACTGTTTACGTTAGGAAAGTTTTTATTAAGCCTTTACTTCAGTAAAGCAAATCCTACTTCTGCATTCGGAACTGCCGGGACGGTAATTCTGATCATGATGTGGATCAATTATTCCTGTATGCTTGTATTTTTCGGTGCAGAATTCACAAAGGTTTATGCCTATAAAAGAGGATTTAAGATTACCCCTTCAAAACATGCCAAATGGAGTAATGCAAAGCTTTATGAAGACAGCCATTCTCATAAAACAGAGGTAGAATCGTAAATAACATACGGTCGAAACAAGAACCGCATATTTGAAGTTTCAGCCAATATATATTTTTTTTAACACAGAATTTAGTAAAAATACCTTTTACCTGGGTTTGATTAATAAAATATGCTACCAGATCGATAGGGACGGGATTGAGCCCACCTAAAAAAGATGAGACTACCAGAGGCTTTATCCGAAATTTATACCATTTTATCTTTGAAATTCCCATTACATTATTCAACTCCTGCGGGATTATAACATCATTAAACACTTGTTCATCTGGTTTCAACCGACGCTACTGATATTTAACCCTTTTGGGATTTTTAAGGTAAATTCAAAAAGAAAACAGTATCAGGTTTTTACTTTTTACTTTAACATACATTTCAGTAATAAACAAATCCTGCCCGAATCGGACAGGATTTCCCCTTATTATAAAAAAATAACCAATTCTATGGTTCTTTATGATCTACCGGTGTATGAATAATATCATAGTACGTGGATGGATCTCCTGCATTAGGAGTAATTCTGTAAGTAAAATCACCGTTATTCATCACGAGGATATCTACCACTCTAGTCCAAAGTTCATTTCCGTTTCCATCCAATGCAGTAATGGTACGTGTTTTACCGTCTGCAGAAATTGACCATCTTCCGCTGGATCTCAATACATCATCCAGTCCGAAAATAGAATACGTTCCGTTGGCTCTGAAATAAGAGTATCCCACAAGCCCTGCTACATTCGGGTTATCAAGCGCTACTGCATTACCGTCTTTATCTTTAGCTCCCGTTGTTTCCCAAGGTGTTGAAGCGAGGATCAGCTGACCGTTTGCCGGTTCAGCATGAGAGGTCTTTGTATGGATAATATCAAAATATACGGACGGATCCTGAGCATCTGTATGAATTCTGTAGGTGAATACGTTTTTGTTCAGCTCAAGAATTTCAACGTCACGAGAAAAAAATGCAGTTCCGTCAGGTCTTAATGAAGTGATAGATCTGGTTTTTCCTAATGGATCAACAGACCAGGTTCCTAATGATCTGATGACATCATTAAGACCGTAAATCACAAAATTACCATCTGCTTTAAAATAAGCAAATCCTACAAATCCGTTAACGCGGGCATCGTTAAGATCTACATCTTTGCCCTGATTGTCTTTGGCACCGGTCGTTTCCCAAGGTGTTGATGACAGAACCTGAGAGGGCGTCAGTTGTTCTTCAGCAATTGGGTTGTTGTCATCATTGGAACAAGATACAAGTGGTGTTGCCAAGGCAAAAGCAGCCACCAGGTAACAAACTTTTTTTAGTGTAATCATAATTTAAATTTTTTATCAGTACAAACATATCCCATTCTGATCATAAATCATTGTAGATCCTATTCCTTTTTTTGTAAAAAATATAACTTTTTGAAAGATACTGTCACTACAACTCTAAGTATTTCCATCAATTTTTCACGATTTCATATCATAAAAAAAACCTTTCAGAAGTTCTGAAAGGTTCTCTATGCATACGTTTTCCCTTGCAATTTTAAACTGAGATTTAATCTCATATCAGGTTTACTACATTCTGTTGACAGTCTGTATTCCCAATAGACTTAAGGCCTTTTTAATGGTCTTCGCAGTTAATTCCGATAGATTTAAACGGAATTGTGTGATATTTTTATCTTCCTGATTCAGAATTGGACTGCTCTGATAGAACGAGTTGT
The sequence above is a segment of the Chryseobacterium sp. MYb264 genome. Coding sequences within it:
- a CDS encoding YihY/virulence factor BrkB family protein, with product MVQNIKFFWEALKETFSEWNSSSASKDSASLAYYAIFSIPGLLIIIIWIAGYFFGEEAIRGQISSQISEFMGPEASKSVESMIAGALIDKKNFIMKAVGVGSLVFGSTTLFFQLQQSLNSLWDVQSAPKKALIKFLLDRANSLGMILILGFLLMITMVLSSLISVFNTLITKYFGFETYMLVELVNFGVGFGFIMLLFALMFKVLPDVQISWKPVWRGALLTAVLFTLGKFLLSLYFSKANPTSAFGTAGTVILIMMWINYSCMLVFFGAEFTKVYAYKRGFKITPSKHAKWSNAKLYEDSHSHKTEVES
- a CDS encoding DUF4822 domain-containing protein; the encoded protein is MITLKKVCYLVAAFALATPLVSCSNDDNNPIAEEQLTPSQVLSSTPWETTGAKDNQGKDVDLNDARVNGFVGFAYFKADGNFVIYGLNDVIRSLGTWSVDPLGKTRSITSLRPDGTAFFSRDVEILELNKNVFTYRIHTDAQDPSVYFDIIHTKTSHAEPANGQLILASTPWETTGAKDKDGNAVALDNPNVAGLVGYSYFRANGTYSIFGLDDVLRSSGRWSISADGKTRTITALDGNGNELWTRVVDILVMNNGDFTYRITPNAGDPSTYYDIIHTPVDHKEP